Genomic segment of Vibrio natriegens NBRC 15636 = ATCC 14048 = DSM 759:
ATTGTAAAGCCCCATCCAGAAATTTTTGTAAAAAGTGAATCTGTGCGTAAGCGCTTCACAAAGATTTTAGAGTGTAACATTCGTAATATCGTCAAGAGCCGTACGGAATCTGTCGCAGTATTTAACCGTCGCGATCACATTGAAGTGACCTCTGAGAGCAACGAATACTACGCGGAAGTGCTAGAAATTCTGACTCACACTCCAGGTATCCATCATGTACTGGAAGTAAAACAGTCTGAGTTTAAAGATCTGCACGATATCTTTGAGCAAGTGCTTGAGCTAAGCCGTCCTCTGATTGAAAACAAAACTTTCGTGGTTCGCGCTAAGCGTCGTGGCAAACATGACTTTACCTCGATTGAGCTGGAACGTTACGTTGGTGGTGGTTTGAACCAAGCTGTCGAAAGCGCGAGCGTGAAACTGCGCAACCCAGACGTAACCGTTAAGGTAGAAGTGTCGGGTGACAAACTGAACCAGGTTCTTGCGCGCCATAAAGGTCTTGGTGGCTTCCCGCTAGGTACACAAGAAGATGTGTTAAGCCTGATCTCGGGTGGTTTTGACTCAGGCGTATCAAGCTACCTGCACATTAAGCGTGGCTCAAAAGTACATTACTGCTTCTTTAACTTAGGTGGTCCTGCGCACGAAATCGGTGTTAAACAGGTTTCCCACTACCTATGGAATAAGTACGGTTCTTCAGCAAAAGTTCGCTTTATCTCGATTGATTTCGAACCTGTTGTGGCTGAGATTCTTGAGAAAGTAGATGATGGCCAGATGGGCGTCATTCTGAAGCGTATGTTCATGCGTGCCGCAGGTATGGTTGCTCAGAAATTCAAGATTGAAGCTCTGGTAACAGGTGAAGCATTGGGTCAGGTTTCTAGCCAAACGCTAACAAACCTTCGCCACATTGATAACGTGACAGACACTCTGATTCTGCGTCCTCTGATTAACTGGGACAAAGAAGACATCATCAACCTGGCGCGTGAAATTGGTACTGAAGACTTCGCGAAGACGATGCCTGAATACTGTGGTGTCATTTCTAAGAAGCCGACAGTTAAAGCAGTCAAAGCGAAGCTGGAAGCTGAAGAAGCGAATTTTGATTTCACCATTTTGGAAAATGTGGTGAAAGAAGCGCGTGTTATGGATATTCGTGATATCGCGAAAGAATCTGAAAAAGCGGCACCAGAAGTCGAACAGGTTCAGGCTGTTGAAGAGCATGC
This window contains:
- the thiI gene encoding tRNA uracil 4-sulfurtransferase ThiI, which translates into the protein MKFIVKPHPEIFVKSESVRKRFTKILECNIRNIVKSRTESVAVFNRRDHIEVTSESNEYYAEVLEILTHTPGIHHVLEVKQSEFKDLHDIFEQVLELSRPLIENKTFVVRAKRRGKHDFTSIELERYVGGGLNQAVESASVKLRNPDVTVKVEVSGDKLNQVLARHKGLGGFPLGTQEDVLSLISGGFDSGVSSYLHIKRGSKVHYCFFNLGGPAHEIGVKQVSHYLWNKYGSSAKVRFISIDFEPVVAEILEKVDDGQMGVILKRMFMRAAGMVAQKFKIEALVTGEALGQVSSQTLTNLRHIDNVTDTLILRPLINWDKEDIINLAREIGTEDFAKTMPEYCGVISKKPTVKAVKAKLEAEEANFDFTILENVVKEARVMDIRDIAKESEKAAPEVEQVQAVEEHAIVLDIRSPEEEDDNPLEIDGVDIKHIPFYKLGTQFGDLDQDKTYLLYCDRGVMSRLQALYLQEQGFNNVKVYRP